In Deltaproteobacteria bacterium, the sequence GACCGCGTCCTTGCCGAGGTCGGCGCCGACGCGCATCTCCGACTCCTTCTGCAGGCGGGCCGGCAGCGAGCCGCTCTTGAGCACCTTGGTGAGGTCGTTGGCGGCTTCGCGGGCCGACTGACCGGGCCCACCGCCCAGCGTGATGCGGACGTTGCCGCCCGGGATGCGCTCGTTGAACACCGGATCGGAGCGCACCAGGTCGTCGAGGATGATGGCCATCTTGCGGCCGACGTTGTTGCCCGACATCTCCTCGAAGAGATCGGCGCCGACGCGGTCGAGCTTGACGTTGACCTCGGGCTGCCCGGTCTGCTGGTCGAATGCCACCGAGGCGTTGACGATGCTCTCACCGGTGACCTCGGCGCGGGCCTTGATCACGTAGGTGCGGTAGAGCGTCTCGGGTGGCTGGCCGCGGCGCGTGGTCACCGGCGCGGTGCCGAACGCAACCTTCATGTCGGCCGGCAGGCGCCAGGCCGGCGGCAGGCCGGCGAAGAAGTTCTCCAGGGTCGCGAGGTCCTTCGCGTAGTAGACGAACGGGTCCTTGACCGTCACGCCGCCCTCGCGGCCGTACTCGTCCTCGACGTTGACCGAGATGCCCATGCCCTGGGTGACCATGCCGGCGTCGAACAGCGCGCGCAGGTAGGGCTTGCCGGTGCTGCCGAACGGGGTCTCGTCGTCGACCATGTGCATGCGCAGCACGGCCTGGCGCTCGATGATCTTGAGCAGTCGGTGGAACTCGCTGGCCCCGGCGAGGATCTGATCGCGCGCACGCTCGGTCAGCGCGAGCGTGGCGGTGCCGGGATCGGGCTGGGTCGGATCCGGCGGCAGCAGCTGCAGCTCGGCGGGCAGGCGGTCGTCGACGATGATGCCGTCGTCGGTGATCTGCGCGGGAAAGGCCTGCTGCAGCAGCGCCCGCACATCACCGTCGGGGATGGTGAGCTTGAGCGCGCCGGCCTGATCGCGCACGTCGGCGGTCGAGACCTGCGCCGCACCGGCGGCGGCGAGGATCTGCCCCAGTCGCGCGCCGGCGTCGCTGGCGGCCGCACGCAGCTCGGTGCTCTCGTCGGCCAGGCCCGGCAGCTCGACCACGATCTGGCGGTTCTTGGGATAGATGTTGGGCTCGGCGACGCCCATCGCGTCGACGCGCTTGCTGATGGTCTCGAGCGCGTTGGCGACCGCGGCCTTGCGGTTCTCGGCCAGCGCGGCGGCGGGCATCTTGAGCACGATGACGTTGGCGGCCTGGCCCTCCTCGGCGTCGAGCCGATCGAGCACGCCGTAGGTCAGACCCATCACGTCGTCGGTCGCCAGCGCGACGTCCTCGGCGCTGGGGAAGGTCACCACCAGGGTGTCGATGCCGTCACGGGTGATCTCGACGTCGAGGTTCTTCTTCTCGCGGAAGCCGATCTCGAGCTCGGCGGCGATCTGGTCGAGCTTGTTCTCGATGGCCTCGTCGACGGCGACCGAGTACTCGAGGTGGAGGCCGCCCTGGAGGTCGAGGCCGAGCTGGAACTTGCGCGTGAAGGTGTCGGTGAGCCAGCTGGGCAGGCGCTCGGCCGGCATCAACGAAGGCAGCAACGACATCACGCTGACCGCCAGCAGCGACATCAGGAGCAGGGTCTTGATCTTGAGGAATCGACGCATGGTGGTGGCTTCGTGGGGCGCGAGCCGCAGCGGCTCGTCGTCAGGGGGCCCTTGGAGGTGCTAGGCGCGGGCCTCGGCCTCGTCCTTGTCGTCGATGTCCTTGTCGGCCTTCTTGGTGGCCTTGGGCTCCGGCTTCGCGTCCGGCTTCGGCTCCGGCTTCGGCTCTGGCTTCGGCTCTGGCTTCGCGCCGGCCGGGTCCTTCATCGCAGCCTCGGCGGCGTCGAGGATGTCCTTGCGGAGCACGCGGATCTTCACGCGGTCGGCGATCTCGACCACCGCGACCTTGGGATCGTCGAGGTTCGAGATGCGCCCGAGGATGCCGCCGCCGATGACGACCTGGTCGCCCTTCTTGAGGCCCTCGACCCGCTTCTTGCGATCCTTCTCTTGCTTGCTCATCGGCCGCAGCACGATGAAGTAGACCACCGCGAACATCAGCACGAGCGGCAGCACACCCAAGAGGCTCGAGGCCGCACCCTCGCCCATCAACACGGCGCGGGGCGTGAGCGACACCAGGGACACGAAGGAGTTCAACGGCATGTACGGCTCGCTCTCGTCGGCCCGAATCGTAGAGCACACCTCGGCCACGTCTGACCGGTGGCTTGGAGGGTCATGGGGCCCTGACCGCCGGCGGACAATTGGGCGGACCCGAGGACGTCGGGGTCCCTCGGGGCGGCAGGGGTAGCAAGGGCGCCGCGGGGGGTCAAGGGCCGCCGGGGGGCCATCGCGCGCCGCCGAGGCACGGCGGCGCCGGGGCGCCCACCGTCCGGCGACGCGATCCCGCGTCGGGGGCACGGCCGCGCGCCTAGTCGGACGGCGCCGGGGTCGAGAGCGTGCGCCTGGTCTCATCGCGCACCGCCGGATAGTCGCCGCGGCGCAGCGCCGCCCGCAGCCGTCCGACCAGCGCGTGGAAGAACCACAGGTTGTGCAGGCTGGCCAGGCGTCCGAACAACGGATCGTCGCAGGCATGCAGGTGGCGCAGCCATGCCCGCGCGACCGCGGTCGGTGCGGCACAGCTCGGGCACCCGCACGCGGGATCGATCGGCCGGGGATCGTCGCGGAACGCGGCGCGCTTGATCGACATGCGACCGGCGTCGGTGAAGAGCTGGCCGTTGCGTGCGTTGCGGGTCGGCAGCACGCAGTCGAACATGTCGACCCCGGCGTCGATCGCCGCCAGCAGATCCTCGGGCATGCCAATGCCCATCACGTAGCGGGGCTTGTCGCGGGGCAGCAGCGGTGCAATCGCGGCCATGGTGGCGTGCATCTGCGCCGGGCTCTCGCCGACCGACAGGCCGCCGAGCGCGAAGCCGTCGAACGGCAAGGCCGACATGGTCGCGACGTGCTCGCGTCGCATCGCGAGGTCGATGCCGCCCTGCACGATGCCGAAGCACAGCTGCTGCGCGCCGAGGATCGATCCGCGTGCCGCCGCGGCGCGCTCGGCCCAGCGGGTCGTGCGATCGACCGCGATGCGCAGCTGCGCCGGATCGACGCCGGCGGCCGGACAGTGATCGAGCACCATCGCGATGTCGGTGCCCAGCCACGCCTGGGTCCGCAGCACGCTCTCGGGGGTCATGCGATGGGCCGAACCATCGAAGTGCGTGCGGTAGTCGACACCGTCGTCGTCGATGCGCTGCAGCCCCTGCAGGCTGAAGACCTGGAAGCCGCCCGAGTCGGTGAGGATCGGGCGCGTCCAGCCATTGCACGCATGCAGCCCCCCGAGCTGGGCGATGCGCTCGGCACCGGGGCGGTGCGCGAGGTGGTACGAGTTGCCGAGCACGACCTGGGATCCGACCGCGCGCAGGTCCGCCGCGCGCAGCCCCTTGACCACGCCGTAGGTACCGACCGGCATGAAGCACGGGGTGTCGACCGGACCGTGGGCGGTCCACAGCCGCGCGGTGCGGGCGTCGCCGTGCTGCGCGAGCAGCTCGAAGCGGCCGGGCGGCGCTCGCTGCAGCTCGGGATCGTCGCACGACAGCCCGGCGGTGGGATCGAAGGGCTCGGTCACGGTGCGGCCTCCACGAACATGCAGTCGCCGTAGCTGTAGAAGCGATAGCCGCGGGCGACCGCCTCGCGGTACGCGGCCATCGTGCGGGCGTGCCCGGCGAAGCTGCACACCAGCATCAACAGGCTGCTGCGCGGCAGATGGAAATTGGTCAGCAGGTGGGTGACGGCGGCGAAGCGATGGCCGGGCGTGATGACGAGTTCGGTCGCGCCGTCGTAGGGCTCGATGCCACCGCAGGCCCGCGCGACGTGCTCGAGCGCGCGCACGACGGTGGTGCCGATCGCGACGATGGGCCGACCTGCACGCTGCGCCTGGGCGATGCGCACCGCCGCAGCCTCGCCGACATGCACGCGCTCGGCCCCGACGCGGTGGTCGCGGACGTCCGCGACGTCCATCGGCAAGAAGGTGCCGGGCCCGACGTGCAGCGCGATCGCGACGGTGTCGAGCTGCGCGAGCACGTCCGGCTCGAGGTGCAGCCCGGCGGTCGGCGCCGCGACGCTGCCGTCGGCGTCGGCGTAGACGGTCTGGTAGCGCTCGAGGTCGGCCGCGGTCGCGCCCTCGGGGCGCACGATGTACGGCGGCAGCGGCACCTGCCCCAACGCACGGCAAGCCGCCATCAGCTCACCGGCGCAGACCTCGAAGCTGCGCTCGCGCGCGGTGCCGGCATCGTCGCAGACCCGCAGCACCAGGGCGCCGACCTCGAGTGTATCGCCGCGGCGCAGCCGACGGCCGCCGCGGACCCACGCCTCGACCCGGGCGCCGACGCTGGTCGGCCGCGGCGCGGTCACCAGCAGCTCGAAGCTGCGGCCGTCGGCGCGGCGTCCGAACAGGCGCGCGGGGATCACCCGCGAGTCGTTCAGCACCACCAAGGCGCCTTCGGGCAGCAGCGACGGCAGCTCGCGCGCGACGTGATCGACGTTCACCCCGTCGCGGCCGACCCCGAGCAAGCGCGCGTCACCGCGGCGCGCGGCGGGTTGCTGCGCAATCGCGGCCGGCGGCAGCTCGAAGTCGAAGTCGGCGGGTTCCACGGGCGGGGCGCACTTTGGCCGCGGCCCTGCCCTTGTG encodes:
- the queA gene encoding tRNA preQ1(34) S-adenosylmethionine ribosyltransferase-isomerase QueA, yielding MEPADFDFELPPAAIAQQPAARRGDARLLGVGRDGVNVDHVARELPSLLPEGALVVLNDSRVIPARLFGRRADGRSFELLVTAPRPTSVGARVEAWVRGGRRLRRGDTLEVGALVLRVCDDAGTARERSFEVCAGELMAACRALGQVPLPPYIVRPEGATAADLERYQTVYADADGSVAAPTAGLHLEPDVLAQLDTVAIALHVGPGTFLPMDVADVRDHRVGAERVHVGEAAAVRIAQAQRAGRPIVAIGTTVVRALEHVARACGGIEPYDGATELVITPGHRFAAVTHLLTNFHLPRSSLLMLVCSFAGHARTMAAYREAVARGYRFYSYGDCMFVEAAP
- the yajC gene encoding preprotein translocase subunit YajC; translated protein: MGEGAASSLLGVLPLVLMFAVVYFIVLRPMSKQEKDRKKRVEGLKKGDQVVIGGGILGRISNLDDPKVAVVEIADRVKIRVLRKDILDAAEAAMKDPAGAKPEPKPEPKPEPKPDAKPEPKATKKADKDIDDKDEAEARA
- the tgt gene encoding tRNA guanosine(34) transglycosylase Tgt, encoding MLAQHGDARTARLWTAHGPVDTPCFMPVGTYGVVKGLRAADLRAVGSQVVLGNSYHLAHRPGAERIAQLGGLHACNGWTRPILTDSGGFQVFSLQGLQRIDDDGVDYRTHFDGSAHRMTPESVLRTQAWLGTDIAMVLDHCPAAGVDPAQLRIAVDRTTRWAERAAAARGSILGAQQLCFGIVQGGIDLAMRREHVATMSALPFDGFALGGLSVGESPAQMHATMAAIAPLLPRDKPRYVMGIGMPEDLLAAIDAGVDMFDCVLPTRNARNGQLFTDAGRMSIKRAAFRDDPRPIDPACGCPSCAAPTAVARAWLRHLHACDDPLFGRLASLHNLWFFHALVGRLRAALRRGDYPAVRDETRRTLSTPAPSD
- the secD gene encoding protein translocase subunit SecD, whose protein sequence is MRRFLKIKTLLLMSLLAVSVMSLLPSLMPAERLPSWLTDTFTRKFQLGLDLQGGLHLEYSVAVDEAIENKLDQIAAELEIGFREKKNLDVEITRDGIDTLVVTFPSAEDVALATDDVMGLTYGVLDRLDAEEGQAANVIVLKMPAAALAENRKAAVANALETISKRVDAMGVAEPNIYPKNRQIVVELPGLADESTELRAAASDAGARLGQILAAAGAAQVSTADVRDQAGALKLTIPDGDVRALLQQAFPAQITDDGIIVDDRLPAELQLLPPDPTQPDPGTATLALTERARDQILAGASEFHRLLKIIERQAVLRMHMVDDETPFGSTGKPYLRALFDAGMVTQGMGISVNVEDEYGREGGVTVKDPFVYYAKDLATLENFFAGLPPAWRLPADMKVAFGTAPVTTRRGQPPETLYRTYVIKARAEVTGESIVNASVAFDQQTGQPEVNVKLDRVGADLFEEMSGNNVGRKMAIILDDLVRSDPVFNERIPGGNVRITLGGGPGQSAREAANDLTKVLKSGSLPARLQKESEMRVGADLGKDAVESGAKAFAIGLVAVVLFMGFYYRRAGWVANLALVMNVVFMLSAMAFFRATLTLPGIAGVVLTLGMAVDANVIIYERIREFVREGYTARAAIEAGYDRAFTSILDSQLTTAIAGLVLWQYGSGPIRGFAVTLLIGIATSIFTGVFCTRLFFDVQANRRGFDKVSV